Proteins from a single region of Candidatus Rubrimentiphilum sp.:
- the fumC gene encoding class II fumarate hydratase, translating to MKTRIESDSMGQIQVPADKYYGAQSARSLIHFDIGDGESPRDVMPRQVIRAMATLKKAAASVNRELGKLSDEKAKLISAAADEVIAGNLYAHFPLRVWQTGSGTQTNMNVNEVISNRAIEIAGGEMGSKKPIHPNDDVNMSQSSNDTFPTAMHMAAAEAMVDMLPAVKKLRDALDAKSKQWARIVKVGRTHLQDATPLTLGQEFSGYVTQLDRAMAACKTALDPLYDLAIGGTAVGTGMNAHPEFGERVAKKIAELTGLPFRSHPNKFTALASHDDFVFASGALKMLGAALMKIANDIRWLASGPRAGIGELTLPENEPGSSIMPGKVNPTQSEAMTMVVAQVYGNDLAISFGASQGNFELNVFNPVMIYNFLHSCRLLRDACTMFREHAVEGLSANEETIAKYLRESLMTVTALSPKIGYDKAAEIAKHAHHHKTTLKEAAVNLGHVTAEDFDKYVVPHEMTKPS from the coding sequence GTGAAAACACGCATCGAGTCCGACTCCATGGGGCAAATTCAGGTCCCCGCCGACAAATATTATGGGGCGCAATCCGCCCGATCCCTTATTCATTTTGATATCGGCGACGGTGAGTCGCCGCGCGACGTGATGCCGCGGCAGGTCATTCGCGCGATGGCGACCCTAAAGAAGGCCGCTGCGTCGGTGAACCGCGAGCTCGGCAAACTGAGTGATGAGAAGGCGAAGCTGATTTCGGCGGCCGCCGATGAGGTGATCGCCGGCAACCTCTACGCGCACTTTCCGCTGCGCGTTTGGCAGACGGGTTCGGGCACGCAGACCAACATGAACGTCAACGAAGTGATCTCGAACCGGGCGATCGAGATTGCGGGCGGCGAGATGGGCAGTAAGAAGCCCATCCATCCCAACGATGACGTCAACATGTCGCAATCCTCGAACGATACGTTTCCGACCGCCATGCATATGGCCGCGGCCGAAGCGATGGTCGACATGCTGCCGGCAGTCAAGAAACTGCGCGACGCTCTCGATGCAAAGTCCAAACAATGGGCGAGGATCGTCAAGGTCGGACGCACGCATCTGCAGGATGCGACGCCGCTGACGCTGGGTCAGGAGTTCTCCGGCTACGTCACCCAGCTCGATCGCGCCATGGCTGCATGCAAGACGGCACTGGACCCGCTGTACGACCTCGCCATTGGCGGAACTGCCGTCGGCACCGGCATGAACGCGCATCCCGAATTCGGCGAGCGCGTTGCCAAGAAGATCGCCGAGCTTACAGGGCTGCCGTTCCGGTCCCATCCGAACAAGTTTACAGCGCTGGCCTCGCACGACGACTTCGTCTTCGCTTCGGGTGCGCTGAAGATGCTTGGTGCAGCTTTAATGAAGATCGCCAACGATATACGCTGGCTGGCTTCCGGGCCGCGCGCCGGCATCGGCGAGCTGACGCTGCCCGAAAACGAGCCGGGCTCGTCGATCATGCCGGGGAAAGTCAACCCGACGCAGTCGGAAGCGATGACAATGGTCGTGGCGCAGGTGTACGGCAACGATCTTGCGATCAGCTTCGGCGCATCGCAGGGCAACTTCGAACTCAACGTCTTCAATCCGGTCATGATTTACAACTTCTTGCACTCGTGCAGACTCTTGCGCGATGCGTGCACGATGTTCCGCGAGCACGCGGTCGAAGGGTTGAGCGCCAACGAGGAGACGATCGCGAAATACCTGCGCGAGTCATTGATGACCGTGACGGCGCTCTCGCCGAAGATCGGCTACGACAAGGCGGCGGAGATCGCCAAGCACGCGCATCACCACAAGACGACTTTAAAAGAAGCAGCGGTGAATCTGGGGCACGTCACGGCTGAGGATTTTGATAAGTACGTCGTCCCGCACGAAATGACGAAGCCGTCATGA
- a CDS encoding VOC family protein — MSPKGPPNATRARGKDLRTEADYYVEKLGFDRDFTVPGWEFLSFGDFKVMLGECADEMLARDTGDHSYYAHVIVDNVVDVYRELIERGAKILSPIEDKPWGLREFGVVTPDGHRIVFGQEIRS, encoded by the coding sequence ATCAGCCCGAAAGGTCCTCCGAACGCGACACGTGCTCGCGGTAAAGATCTTCGCACGGAAGCGGACTATTACGTCGAAAAGCTCGGTTTCGATCGGGACTTTACGGTGCCGGGCTGGGAGTTTCTCTCATTCGGTGATTTTAAAGTCATGCTCGGCGAATGTGCGGACGAAATGCTCGCACGCGACACCGGCGACCATTCATATTATGCCCACGTTATTGTCGACAACGTAGTCGACGTCTATCGCGAGCTGATCGAACGCGGCGCCAAAATATTGTCGCCGATCGAAGACAAGCCTTGGGGATTACGCGAATTCGGCGTAGTGACTCCGGACGGCCACCGCATCGTTTTTGGCCAGGAGATCCGGAGCTAG